The following nucleotide sequence is from Apium graveolens cultivar Ventura chromosome 4, ASM990537v1, whole genome shotgun sequence.
AGCTTATTTTGTTAATAAACTATTTTACACTGCAACGTATTATAACTTTAAAGGGCTTTTCTTTGCTGTGGAATATTCACAAGTCGTGGTCAAGATACAGTATCATATGTTTTATCTGAATTCTAGGAATTGTTACACTTTTGCTTGGTACTGCCAGTGGTGCCTCTAGTTTAGCCATGTATGGGTTTTGGTCCACTTGGAACTAAGTAGTGGCTTTTGGAGCCATTTGCTTCATCAGGAATTTATCGGATGGCCCAACTTCTTAGGATTAAGGTTGTAAAGTTAACAGTGCTTGGTGATAATATGTAACAAAAATGGAACCCACATGAGGTAAAGACTAAGATATATTAAATTACAGCCGGTGAAATACAGTATAACAAACTTTGCCAAACCAAAGATTTTGAATGCAGTTTATTGGATACGTGTTGTCTAGTATTTACTCATACAATAATAAGTATAATAATAGTTACAGTCTTCTCAATAAGCTATGATCACCTAGCATATGGATGTTAGCACATTTTGCTGGCTTATATAAAAAAAAGTTTCAATTGTAATAACGTTGTGTGATACATCTCTTCTGCAGATTGGAGCTCAGGCCTTTAGGAATTGATGTAATAAATGTTGTCCCAGGTGCTATTAAGTCGAACATTAGTAATGCTGCTATAGCCAACTATAGTCGGATGCCCGAGTGGAAATTATACAAGCCATTTGAAGAAGCAATCCGAAAAAGAGCTTACTTCTCGCAAAACTCAAAGTCAACCCCTTCTGAGGAGTTTGCTAAGAAGGTGGTTGCTGCAGTCCTGAAGAAGAATCCACCGGCTTGGTTCTCCTCTGGCCAGTTCTCAACGATAATGGCAATTATGTACCATCTGCCAATCTTTATCAAGGATTTTCTTCTGAAAAAGGCAATGAAGTGTTGACGTCCTGTTGTTCATATTTTAATCCCCTATATGGTGGCACAAAGCAGGGAAGCAATCCCAAACGAGATGGACGAatgatatagaatataattttaCATATTTAGTTGGGGGCGGGGATACAACTTGTTTTCTCTGTATATTAAGGTTTTCAGATGCAATGTCCATCTTGGTGGTTTTGCTTTTGCTTGTGCTTCTGTTGCATCTTTGGTTAAACTGTGTGGTTGGATAATAAACGAGTAAAAACTTATACCGGTTTTGTATAAATAACCATAAATCCTTGATGTTCCAACCTTCCAACTTCGTCTGGGCGGGTCCTGAAATTTTTTAAGCTCCAAGCGATATTTTTTGGTCCCTACCAATAACATCAATAAAAAAAACTTGAATCGTGATAAGACTCGATCAACTTTAACCTCAAAAATTTTATTTTCACAAAACAGAATTCTACAAGCAATTGTGATGTTGAATATTATTCTTTCGGCACTTTCAATTAATTATATATCTGAATAGCCTTTTTTTAACTTTAATGGGTAACACTCACAAAGAATTCTCAACTTAAAAAACAAAATTTCTCCGTCAATATCAGTAAAATTATTATGTTTCAAAAAATCTTGTGCCCCTAAATAAAAATATTTGTGCCCATGAATCTCTATACTCGCTTGTGCTCAGGGCCAGTTCTCAACTTCGTCGtaaaattttacaaaatattACTCCCAACTTTCTTTGATCATTAAGCCTTCTCTTTCCTTTCCCCCTAGAAACCAAGTATTAGGATCTACAGACAACCAAATAATAGAATATGTAATAATTTCGAAGTAACATAATTGTCCATTAGACCAGTTAATATTATGTTCTCTGTAGCTACATCTGCAATGAGTTTAAAGAAAGTTATTAGGATTGCTTGAATCTTGATTATATTGGTTCTTTGTAAAGCATAGATATTTCAAATAATCTATTTTCTTTACTATCTAAACTACAGATTTTTGCATTTCGGTTTTTCTCTCGATCTTCATAACTCCAACATTCATCTACTACCAACCCCAAGTGTTGCCACTCTTCTCGAGGCTTTTTGCATAAAAAATTACCAGGAGAGTTTTTAAGCTCtttttttcaataaatcctttTCACCTACACTATTGAATCTGTAGTAGCTCTACAAAATACATGTACACACGGTCACAGTGTCATGTCGCTATGTATCGATCTTTATGGAAAAAACAAAAATTTGTATTGCAGGTCTACAAAGAAAAACGTTCGATTTTCCTCTACATCTAAACAGTCTCAAATTCCGACTTTCGGTTTACTCAAGTTGGCTAAAGTCACTGTTGCTGATGAGGGAATGCATAATACACCATACCAGGAGATTGAAGAGGGAGGTAACTAGGAGGTGGTTGCTGATGCATTGGTATGTGATTTTGTTGCCCCAATGCTGACTGCTGATGATTTATTGTAAAAGATTGCTGCTGGGGTATATGGACCATAGGGTTCATCATGTACGATGGAGCTGGAGGCGGCGGTGCAGGTGTCATGGGAGGGCCATTACCATAACCATATGATGGCACGATGGTACCCGACCGTTGCATGTACTGCTGGGAAGGTGGGTTACTAAATGAACTATATTGGCCTTGTGAGTTGGGCATCTGACTCTGCATACTGGGTTGGGGTATCATAACCGAATGATGGGGATTATTTGTTTGAGCATTGAGGGGTTGTGTGGCCATAAAAGCATTGGGGTCTGAAACAGGATATGATTGCTGTGGATATGAGATGGGGTTGCTGACTATATTGCTCGGTTTGGAAGGGATCGAATTAGACAATGTAGAGGTCTTTGTTCGCCCGGCTTTTTTAGCTTCCTCGGCTGCAAATGTGGAAAGAACAGAACTCATAATATATTGAGAGGAGCTAGAGGCTGCAAGCCTGTCTGCAACTTCTGCTGCAATGGCTGCAGCTGACTTCTTTGGTGTTTGCCCTTTCGCAATGGCATCTACCGCTGGTGGGGTCGCAGTTGATAGTTTAGTATCAGCCACATAATTTTCATCATTGAGATGTCTCCTCATGCTGGCAGCTTCCTCTGCTTGTGCCTGTGCGACCTGAAAAATCATTCCATTTATATCATTATAAAAGATTGATAATGCACTGTTTGCAAAACTCAAACCGATGGACGTGATTTTATCTTCGTAAATAGAATACAATAAAGAAAAATTGTTCCTGGGTTATATAAAATGGATTAAAAAAATTGACCATTTTCAAAAAGTCATTGGAATATCGTTTGGATATCTAAAAGTTTATTTGGATGTAACATGAACTGATACACTGCTATATATATAATTATCAATAATCTGAAAGCATAAATGCTTCAAAAGCATATGTCAAGCAAGAGCTAGGGCAGCAATGACGACAAGACAATAACAGTTTCATGCTAGGTAGCCACATAAGTTTCAAGTACATAGGAGGTATGACCAATTACTACAACTTGCCAAGGGGGTAGGAGACAACAAAACTATGAAAACTTTACCTTCGGGTCAAGGTTTCAACTACTCAAGCAGTTGACTACTGATAAAGATGGACAAGAAAACAGTATAACAAATGCTTGCAAAAGTATACAGTTTTGCACAATCTAACAGATCGCcatatagataaatttaaaaagGGGTGATACTTGACACATACACATTGTCCTATATATTTGTCCAAAAAGAGACATTCAAAGAAAATTTGCATACCTCTGTACCCCTTGAGTTTATCCTTTATACATTCCGACCCTTTTAATTTATTCCACTTCTCCCTAACATGAGTCTTGAATTCGGGTTAAAATTTGGCCGAAAACTGTGAGattttcagtttttttttttaTAGAACACAATTTGAAACGATCAATTTCTCAATTGTTTCGAACACAATGATTACCGATCTATCTAAAATTCGTGGCAAGGGTATAGTGGGTACAGATATTTTAAAAAAGGTCGAATTGTATACAAGCACAAACATAAATGGCGGAGTTGTACAATGGACAAAAATAAGGGTAGTGCCAGAAAAATATACTTTAAGGGTTTATGTGTCCAAATGGTTCATCCGACCATCAAAGAGACAAGACACTACTTAAAATAATATGAAACTATCTCAAGTTCTAGGCATCAAGGCACAGACCTGTATCTGTGTCCGGACATTTTCCAGTTCAGATTCCTGGTACAGGAAAAAAGATAAGTTAACACAAGCTTTCAACAGCATAACCAAATTGATTTATATACTTCAGactaaaaaaaaatcagaattgcCTTTGTCAAGAAGAATAGCTCCCTAATTACCTGTTCACTCAATGCATTTCGTAACTGTGACACAAGGGCCAATCTATTTGCTTCAACAACTGTAAGCTTATCAATACACCGATTCAGTATATTTTCGTCTTCCTCCAGATCTTTAGCTAAAGACTTTCTCTTAGGATCCTTAGCTGGAAGAGGGGGGGGGGTTTAAATCACGATGTCAAGAATATTATAGAAACGTGGAGAAAATGTTAAAGGATGTTAACATTACGAGCCGATAGAACCAATTTGGAAGAGCAACAACAATATTTAAACTTTAAAAACATGGTTAACTTAGCATAATTGCCTCCTACCTTGGTTTAGGGCTATGTCAACATCTTTTTCCATCTTTCTGACACAATGGACAGCTGTCTTGCATTTATTTATTTCCTCATCTTCAGTTGTATGTTCATTGACTACCAAGTGAAATGCTGACACTATCTTCTCTGCTGTTCCCCCAATTGTCAGTTTCTTGCATTCAAAACTACACAGTTAGAAATACCAAAATGCGTTGCTAATAAAAGAAGTATGTATATCATTAATAGCTAATTTTACTGGATTTAGAATGGAAAATTGGATGAAAAGCGTGATAGATATGGTCCTCACTGTTCTTATGGATCGCGAATCCCTTTTCACAATTGAGACGGAACGAGAACGTTTTTTGCTGAACTCTAATGGTTGAGGTGATCCTTCTCCAAGCATCACATCCTTGATGGTGCTTTTTGTACGGGAACCAAACACCCTCCTCTGTTCCCATATATTAACCTAGCAAAGAAATTAGCAGATAAGCTTACTATGCATTTATGAACTATCAACTGCCACCTGAATATAATATGATCCAAATGTATTGGTAATTTGGGATTCTGAGGACGTGGGTGCATGATTTTTTATACAAAAGTGAATTCAGCTATAAGTTATATATACTAGTATTAGATAAGTTTTGACAAGTACAGCCAGATACGAAATTAGCATATGCTCGAACTCAATCAATATTTATACGCTAACTAAGGGCCGTTGATAAATTATAACGGATGGAAAAGAACAGGCCGTACCAATTTGGAGACCGTTTTCTTCTCATAGTCACCGCCTTTCTTCACAAGCTCTTTAATTGCCGCAGGGAGAACCTTCCAGAACTCAGTGACAAATTCATTTCCTTTCCGCTTGCTATTTTGCATGATATCATTAGCAAGATACAGCAACGGAACTTTGTGAACCATCTCTAAATTGTGGAACTGTTTACTCCATGTTGAAACAACCAGGTCTGCTTTGCTTTGGTGAAATATACACCAATGTGATAACGCTAACACAAAGTTAAGAAAACAAATCAATACAAAAAATACCAAGATCTCACTAGCTATTGAGATTGTATCCAAATTTTAACTCTTGGGTATCATACCTAAACTGATAAACAATTCGAGAAACCTAAATACGATACAAACTTGTAATCAATCACAATAAATTCATACTAAATCAATAATTTAATGGCATGAAATAGAATGTTCAATTCGAAATAATGAATCATCAAACACTAAATGAAATGTAAGAATCTATAAAATAACTAACAAGTATATAGTACGAGATTAAATAAAGAGAgggaggggggagagagagagagagagagagagagagagagagagaggataCTTTCGATGCATTGCTGAGTGGTGTTAAGCTTGGCGAGCTTGTCTGCAAGTATCTCCTCACTGAAAACGCTATTCATCCTtcaaataaattaaatctgcaagtAAAAATCACATCTTTTAACGAAGTTTCATGAGATTTCACTTGAACAAGATTTGGGGATTTTATCAAACCCTGGAGATTGGTATTTTTGTTAACTTATACATACAGTGAGGTCGGTGTATAATGCATCTccctttttgaattattttgtaTCAGCAagaatatttatattattttgcTCTTGAAAGGAACATTTGCCTTGTGTTTATGGacttaatttttttgaaaaaaaaattaattgtttttagaattaaaatttGCACGAAATAATacttaaatattaatatttaaaacaaatatttaaatagaGGGAAAAATACAACTAACTAACCAAGTACCTTAAGTACCTACTTTTTTGAATCTAATCGCAGTTGACTACAAAATCATtcgtaaaaaaaaattaaaaatcatatttttttcaattaaattattattatagccaaaatttggtatcGAATCATTTCCATTAAGAACGGGTTAATTGAATCAAATTGGGTCAAAAGGAAAAAGGATGACTAATTAAGTTTTAGGCCGCAAAACATGAGGCCACAAAGCATGAGAAGTGGACGCGCCCTTATTGGGTGAGATACATGATATGGACAGTTTGAAAATAAGATTGCAGTGCAGGAAGAAATGGGTGCATCCAATAAAGTGAGGACGCGTGTCCTCCGTGAGGACGCGTCCTGAAATGAAGGATATGAATTATCTATATTTTGGGTCACAATTCAGGAAAGAATATGTGCATTCTACAAGGGAAAACGCATTCTGATCTGGGGAGATGCATGGTTCTGAATTTACTGAAACAGTTGGGCTTGTCCTCATCCAGGACAAAGCAAATGAAAACAAGTACAGGACAAGGTAAGCATGGAGGGAGCAATAGAGGATTACTTTTACTAAcatatttattgcagatgtccTTTGAAAAATTCCCTACTTGAGTCGGTCAAGGAGCAGGATGTCCGTGAAAAGTTTAGAGGCCTCGAGGGATATGccttgtaacgcccccaaatccggggtcaagtgatttggtcgtcacgatgaaacctcaatccaaaataacctgttaaatcaataaataaatgttagcggaagatatttatcatttatgaccccaaactaattcaagatcttttaaggttacagttctagaaacaagatatccaaattctataaataaatttttctttttcttttaaaactcttttcaataaatttcaactcaatactaaacccactagtataacttcgaaaagaagtatactaggctcagctatacaatacacaactataatataatataatataaacaactttatataatagaacttacactagtccacAAACCCTGAACCAACCACCTTCCCAAAAGCTTcctctttgcttcctcgaattacgcggctaaacagcgcaaactaatcctcactggaggttaaatttaaaaacaggcaagtatgagcgaaagaaatgctcagcaagttcattatagcatatataaggtcttttgatataaaatcgacgTCTGCAtaagagcagaacatttaaaatcatgaTTGTTGAACCAGAAAATTTTATCAAAtaatcggataattgtttctcactgtattcaaaactttttttcatattttcgagcgaaatgcttcagcaatactttgaatcttgacgagaataaaactcgtaaaacaatgtgtacggaaatatcgtaaacaacaataacaagaaacaatgattatggaatgaatcataaactttattcaaaatcgaactcttgatattaatattcattttgttgtcatatcaaattagatatcaatatgaactttgatgctcacaacatctcatactgaagtcaacatcaatcatctatactaataccacctttgatattttataacaacctaaatatccacatcaagcagaaactgaatcaaaactgtatttcacctttaatccaaaacagaaacagttgataaatcatttattctataattatcaaaacaatttagaaataatattttagattggaaccaattatatttcatgatgttcctgatgatcagtcacgaaacaacaccggtatcccgcagccatatcgtaaatataggtactacccgtatcccgcagtcatacggtacctatagggcgccagaaaaggcatatattcgccttgaaagatattacagctggaccgatatctcgatcacctacgctgtaaccagtaaccattccaatctaaaaacctttttattgaaaaggagccgactcaatcgacatcctaaataattttattcccccattcacttgggcaggaatactcgcaacaaaatcatatttctcaaaatccaaaacgtttataaatctagtaatttgataagtaaaacatttaactattctgaacatataatAGCATAGGGTACTTGCATGATAAGCATTTTAATTCAtcgatatataaaacatttatctattctgaactgagaatagggaaaacaatacttgcataagcagatttaaaataaatatcacttgaacaataagtgatgatagggatacttgcctttgagtttttaacagttagtcacactcgcaaagacgcatctattctgacattttgtcacaaaacatcaccgtctttattctactaatcctttGGTCTGCTGCTTATCCAGTGCTGcaaacccaatattccatactattcaactctgGTCTTCATCCATTTCATCTGATCCTGATCGTTTTGgaagactcgtatctataattagaaaatcACATTTTAATCGTCCAAACGATAAatactcgacgaactgcgcgtcaaaatcctatcgtctacccatacgatagcccacacataaagaagacagtcaaacacaagaccattgacccacgtacgcacgtaattcatataacacgtaagcacataatccatatgactcagttcgtcaaaagattcgactcggtacgcttaaaactgaaatcgggtcaaaatatgatttatcgatcaataatcgactcagaatgactcacAAATCAAATGGCctttcaatacaaaagaaattaggtcttgaaagtatttttattgaaagcggaatatttttctgagtctatacgcgttcgtttcgtattaaacggacaaacggtttatttattatgaacaaaataaggattaaatggaactaaatcaattaataataatattaattaatttttaaatatcaaaaatataatttttaaaaccttaaaaacaatttttaggatttatttgaattaattataaataattgtattttatttaactatttataaataaaattaattgattaaatgaattaaccaattaattaaatctataaataattaattaaaaaaattataaataattaaaacaaatatgaatttatgaaaataataaaagaaataatttttgaaatttaaaataattaactaaataatttttataatttaaaatagtaactaaatgatttttgaaattaaaagaaatgattttgaaaataaaatttgaattttgaaattttataaaaataaaaacccACAAACACGTTTCTAATTACAGCCTTCTTCCTCAATGGATCACAGGGCGGTCTGAGTGGTGGCGGGTCGCCGGGACCTGAAGAACaggtcgccggattctgggttgcCCGGAAAACGGCCGGCGCCGTTCGTCGGTCCGGCAATCCCATCTCCGGTCAACAACCTACTAAAACTCCTGAATTTTACATCAAAACGATCCTACTAATTCCTGCAATACCAGAATTAGTAACAACTATCACAATCAACCA
It contains:
- the LOC141721395 gene encoding uncharacterized protein LOC141721395; protein product: MNSVFSEEILADKLAKLNTTQQCIETLSHWCIFHQSKADLVVSTWSKQFHNLEMVHKVPLLYLANDIMQNSKRKGNEFVTEFWKVLPAAIKELVKKGGDYEKKTVSKLVNIWEQRRVFGSRTKSTIKDVMLGEGSPQPLEFSKKRSRSVSIVKRDSRSIRTKLTIGGTAEKIVSAFHLVVNEHTTEDEEINKCKTAVHCVRKMEKDVDIALNQAKDPKRKSLAKDLEEDENILNRCIDKLTVVEANRLALVSQLRNALSEQESELENVRTQIQVAQAQAEEAASMRRHLNDENYVADTKLSTATPPAVDAIAKGQTPKKSAAAIAAEVADRLAASSSSQYIMSSVLSTFAAEEAKKAGRTKTSTLSNSIPSKPSNIVSNPISYPQQSYPVSDPNAFMATQPLNAQTNNPHHSVMIPQPSMQSQMPNSQGQYSSFSNPPSQQYMQRSGTIVPSYGYGNGPPMTPAPPPPAPSYMMNPMVHIPQQQSFTINHQQSALGQQNHIPMHQQPPPSYLPLQSPGMVYYAFPHQQQ